The Megalops cyprinoides isolate fMegCyp1 chromosome 15, fMegCyp1.pri, whole genome shotgun sequence region gtttttaaattttatttcttgGTACACAGAGACGTTATCAATCCATAATCTCCCAAATTTATTAAATTGCAGAAAGCACTATTACCTGCAAATATCAATACTGCCCAATTACAGATAATTGTCTGTATTGattattgtgtctgtattgATAGTTATCATACTtctaaataaaggaaaacaagaaatgtaAATAGCAAATATCAGACCCACATGATatatttaaagttttattaattattaatgattaattaatcattaataagTCGATAATGAGAATGATTAATGCAATGATGCAACTCCTTTGAGTCATGTTATCCATAAGGTTTCTTCCTTTCAGCAATGGAGTTTTTCTCTCCCATTTCTGGGGGTTGGGCTCTTGTGGGGTTAAGCCCTGCATCTCTGTAACTCTGTGGAAAATTGCCTTTGTAAATCTTGCTATACaaaaaaattgaactgaattttctcaaatccttttgaaaatatataGCATTACACATTACATCTTAAATCCAATTAAAAGCCTGTGCAGAGGTGATTCAGAAGAAACCCTGAATGTGCAACATACATTTGAATGTGCAAAGTACTGTTAGCCTATAAATATCCACAAAGATTGTAACCACCCAGCATTTTTACAGTGCTGGACATCCCTGCACCTAATAACCTTGTTGACCAGCCCAGGATGAAATGTGACATCATATGGCAGTCGAGCCAGTTTCTTTTGTCACTCATGCTACCTAAGACACATGACACATGCTACCCAAGTTTTTATGAAGTTATAAGCAGGCACGGACTCACCTCTGTTTCCCTACGTTGAGGGACCCCTCGTCCACCTCCCTGTCATACTTAGTCCTGATATCCTCCAGACACCCGTTCTCCCCGAGGCCCCCCCATTCTGTGTTCACGCACATCCGACCCTCGTCCCCCTCCACCGTCTCGATGttcctcatctcctccatgTAGCACACGTTACTGCCCGTCCCTGTCAAACAGCACACCGCTGCTATGAAATGACACCCCTCTTTAGTAGATCAGGATTTTACACGTCTAAGGCTGTCAGTGCAGCATAgaggtaagaagcaggacttgtaactgaaaggttgccagttcagttccctgctggggcactgctgctgtacctttgggaaaggtagttaatccagaattgcctcagtaaatatccacctctATAAATGGACAACTTTATGAAAAttataactgatgtaagtcgctctagataagagcatctgctaaatgccaacaatgtgGTGTAATGCTTGTTCCTCTCCAAAATATCTCCCATTACAAGAGGGTGCCTCACATACCTGCAATGAGTCCTATCTCACATTCAGGGTCTTCATAAGCACATGTCATCATTGTGCCTACTGTGTCGTTCACCACCGCAACAATGTCCAATTCAAACTCCTACAGAAGGAAGCGTTACACTGAGCACCTACTTTTACTAGCAAGGGATGCAGCACTACACAGTAGATATTTACTGGACTACTCATTCAATGTTAAATGCCACATGTGACAGAGAAAGACTCCATCTGCACATGATGTTGGACTTTTAACATGTTGTGGCCATCATATTGTTATACAGAAAGCACGtccatgtgtttattttccattaatcTGCTACACCTACAAATGGTACTTTTGGTGTGTACATTTCCTCACATTTCTTCTTTTGATGGCCTCTCTCAGCATGTCCACGACGTCATTTCCCTCACAGTCTGTCGCTTTGAAGCCTTTAGTCCAGCTGACCAAACTTCCCTGGAAGGAAGCAAcacaatggggaaaaataaaacaccataACATGAACCAAGACTCTTTTGTTAAaaacagtgcattaaaaaaagcgACTGGTCATCCCGTTTCTGCTCAAACAGCCCCGTTGAATGCTTGCTAGTTTCCTCTCGCACAAAAGCAAACACGCAGATAGCAGAATGGTTGCTCTTTACCTTATCGATTCCAGTCTGTCTGCAAGGGAAGGAGAATGTGAATCCAAGAGGGAGACAAGTGTTCTTCATACCCATGTAGTCAAGGAAGTCTGAGATGCACTGAACAATGTGGTCGAACAGCTAAAAAGTCAAACAGGAGGTCAGTTATACTGGGGTCTGAACTATAGAGTACAGTTTATAAAACAGTACTCCCGCTTGCTCCAAGGCAATGGACCCCTGAGGTTGATGGTCTTGAATTACAAGTCGGATAGGATGGATAAATTACAAGTTATCTTAGAGGAAAATGTCTTTccataattaatataaatattaccTTCAGTGCATGCAAATATTAGATTAGCTGGCTGCAGAAATAAGGGATCAGACTGGGGAGAGCTCACCTCCTCTCCAGTGCCCTGCATGATCTCCAGGGGAATAGCATAGATCTTGTTGTACATGCGAACAGACTTGCGTAACCCAGTCCTGATCTTCACCACCAGCACGCGAAAGTTGGTTCCCCCCAGATCTAAAGCCAGGTACTTTCCtgtttctgaaacagaaaatgctgCCATTGGGCTACGACTGCCAGGAAGCTGTAAAGTTCTGTAACTGCGTGAGGCATTTTGTTCTAAGGGAAAATACTTTTAATTGTTTCTCTGAGATGGCAGTTTGTTCAAATGGTGATTGTACGAGTGCTGGCCAATGCACTGCATGTGAAAACAGCAAGAAGGAGAAAGTGTACAAAAatcaataatatatattttaggaatacaacaaaacaaaacagaaccaGCTTTGCCAAACCACAGCTAACTGCTAACTGCTCAGGTCAATCCCCAGCCCTCctaccacacacctgtatttaaaactttaaactgCTCAGATCAATCTTTTAACTGctgcagcagccacacagccatTTTAACACCAACCTGTTAATTATATAGGTGATGCATGTTAACCAATAGCTGGTTTAAAACACATTCGTAGACATTCCACACGTGGACAAAACAATTAACCAGACTGAAGATTAAGTTGATTCCATGCGCTCAGTTATTAATAAATCTGTGAATTGGTAATTAACACATGGGATCCTACACAGACATCCGAACACCACTCCTAACACAACCATTGCTAATTATCCACAGGGGTAGGCACAGTTCCAGAAGTGAAGGCACAGTGATATTACATAATCCTTCCTAAAGCCTGTGCATGCTaacaaccaaaacaacagcagtaatcTCTGCAGCCAAACAGTGCTGGTGCAGCTACGTCATTCTCTATGGCCTCCTGCTTCAGCCGATCCAACCCCTGAGAATAGTTGTGGTAAATGAAGGACCCTGCATTCAGAACAGTGTTGTGGATGGAGGCATGGAGTAGCCCTGCCCTGAGGGACATGGCCCTGCGGTTCCCTCACCTGTCCCATCGGGGGTTCTGTACACATACGAGGGCAGCATCTTGACGGAGGCCGTGCTGTGCGTGTCCTTCTTCAACCCCCGCTCCAGCCCCTCGCGCATCCTGTCCCggacctgctgcagctgctgccgcGTCAGGGCGAAGGGGGCCAGAGTGTCGTCGACCTCCCTGCGCTGGGCGACCAGCCTCTGGGCCACGGCTGTCACCATGGCGGCCCCCTTCCCGCTGCCGCTCTCCGACAGCACGAAGCGCACGTGACACTCGGGCACCAGCCGCCGCACCACTTTGTGGAGCCGCTTGGGGTACCTCAGGGACAAAAACGGGCAATGAGACACTGTTAACATGCTCGATACCGTACCAAGGAAAACAGTACTGATGAGAGTTAGGGTGTGCTATTTTAggtttacataatatttataaGGAATTAGCCACGTGTAAGTGTTACTGGGGTTTATAGTGTATGGCTAGTTAAACATAAGGGcaaatgtctttgtgattttagtGATTTCGTGATTTTGTGAGGTGGACTGGAGTCCTACTTAATGCTTTGTTCCCTCCCAATGACCACTGCGAAAATGGAGGAAGAATTCTGAGCATCCACCCATGGGAATCAGTAAAACAGCTAACTCACTGAGGATGCGTCCTGTAGACCGTCCCATCCACCCCCACGGTGGTCCTCAGGGTTTTCTGCTTGCGGTTTTCACGGAGACGGGTTAGGATGGCTGCAAGGGCGGCGGCACAAAGGTTGGCCGATCTGAAGGACACGATGGTGCAGACGTGTTGCACGGCCACGCAGTCATCCTCAGAGGGATTCAAACCCAGGTCCTGCAGGATGTCCCTCGTATTCTTCAGGCCTTCCTTATATCTTGAAACAGCACCAAGACATTACAGGCTGATCTCACCTGCTGCTACTGAAAGTGAGTGTGAATAGTTAGGCTTCGGGATGAACAATCTTACTTTTCAATCAAAGCAACGTGTTTGGTCTGGAATTTGCCTTTGGTTCGCAGAGCGTCTGAAGCCCGGCCCTCAAACAGCAGGCCCTGCTTGGACATCTTCAGCAGAATGAGCCTCACCAGCTCGCCCATGTACATCCCACTTACCATTTTCTCAAACCTGGGGCACAGCGAGTTTGAGAAAAGAGTCTTTGATCAACAATGCATTCCCCAGCACAAAGAGCACTATCTGTTACTTCTTCAAAAActgctcattttcaaaaagttatttttgaaaatattttagggGAGATGAAAGATCTATTATCCTTCATTATTAACACACCTGTCTACagtgtattattttacatttactaagtttattattttatgaggGATTTTATTTAGGACTTTACTAagtttattatttcatgtttatagATTTTTATGGAGCATGTCTATATTTATGAACTTCAACTCAGAGCTCACTTAGAAGTTTAAAGTTTGCTCACAGTTGCTTTCCAGGGTTGATAGAAGCCGCATCGATCTCTCTATCGAAGTCTGTGATAAAGTCATCGAGAGAACCGTCGTCCCCGAACGCCCCCCACTCGGTGTTGATGCACATCCTGCCCTCGTCCCCCTCCACCAGGTCGATGTGCCTCAGCTCCTCCATGTAGCAAGCGTTGGTGCCTGTGCCTGAGAACCCCTTCGAAATGTCAAAGGCTTTCTGTTCCTGATTCCATTGTTCCACCAATTCAAAAGGTTTATTAAGGTCATTAGATATTAGATTAGATTGCTAATTCTCACCGACGATAACTCCAACCTCACAGTGCTGGTCATCATATCCGCAAGTCATCATGGTGCCCACTGTGTCATTGACCAGGGCCAGAACCTCCACATCCATTCCCTGCCCACACCAGACACACAATCAGCACTTCAGTCTCAAAGCATGGCAATAATATTGGGTTAACAAGGAAATTTAATCCATGGCAAACATCTTCAGTCATCAGAGTAAGGTGATTTTATTCATCTGTACTTTCAACTAATGACCTAgtatgacctttgacctctgtctGACGGTTTCCAATCACATTATTACTAATTCTGATAATGTTAACATGGGGTAATTAAAGAAATATGTACcatccaaacaaataaaatatgacagattATGATCCTCCATGCCAGATTAGCAAACGATGCCTCAGTAGTTACCCCAGCTCGGGCGATGGCCTGCCTTAAGGACTCCACCACATTTGTTCCTTGCACCCCTCTGGCCTTGTAATTCTTTGACCAGGACAGTAGCACACCCTGAGCCAGGATGGAAAACAAGGTAGACAGTCCAAACATTACAAAGCGAAAGAGTTGcactttttttggtttcttcCCAGAAGGTGCTGACAGAGACATCTGTTTTACCTCACTAATTAGTTATTAATTAATGAACGCATCATTAGCGGTACCTCATCCAGCTTGGACTGTCTGCACGGGAAGGAGAAAGTGAAGCCCAGTGGTTTTTTCTTCTGATTGATGTGATTCTTCTGCATGAAATCCTTTAGGGACTCTGCCACATGATTAAACAGCTACAGGAAGAGGGGCCAGTGCTGTGTTAGCATGttgcaattaatttaattttttaggTTTTTACAGTCAGCTATTATTGTAGTGCTGTGGGATATCTGACAAGCCCAGTTAAAGCTCCTCTACAAAATGTCCATCTAAAGAGaacaaaagtataaaaaaaactcacatcTGCGCCTCTGCCATTGACAACCTCCTCTGGGATTGGATAGGTCTGGCTCTCCATCTCCACCTTCTGCTTACCATCCTCAGACACCTTTACCTGCAGCACTTTGAACCTAGAGCCCCCAAGGTCCAGTGCCAGGAACTCTCCTTTCTCTGGATGAGAGAACCAAGGGAAGGAGATTAACACAGAGCAGTGACTGACcccagtgagacagacagagagagcctaAACCACAGACCAGTCACCAATCCAGACAAGTCACCTCCcctgagaaagagacagagaaagatcaCAATGGAACTGTCACTGAcaccagagagggagggagagagagagacagagagagagagaaatcatgATGGACCAGTGACTGACCCCATAGAGAAACCTCTAAGTACTTTGGCAGCTCTATTATTCTAGTCAGCTGTATCAAGTGGGTCCTTGACTACCACAAGTCTGATTCATTCAGTAACACACCTGATCCATCAGGGGTTGAGAGGACATGGGTGGGCAGCATTTTCACTGCGGCCGTTGGGTTGCTTTCCCCGTTGAGTCCCTTCTCCATCTCAGCCCGGAAACGAGCAGAGATGTCCAGAAGCTGGTCGTCTGAGAGACGCATGGCGTACAGGAACCTGTCCACCTGTAAGAGCAGACAGACACGGGACTGtcaaaaaacacatcagcaccTGCAAGCAGATGCCTGAGGACACAGCCCCTTCTGTCTGAAGATGCAGCTCTACGGCTGCAGTGTTCAGCCTCTCTGTCACGTGGGGAACAGAGTCAGGTGCACCTGCTGAAACTCAGCTGACAATCTACAGTAGCAAGCCCTAATAAATCTCTGTAAAGGTGTATGTCTTtatatttacacagcacagtctCTCTGTCACTTCTATGTCTTATGGATTGCAAATACTTGTAAGCTCATATCCCAAGCCCAAGTTATTACcttatattattggcatttagcaaattCTCTTATCCACAgaaacttacacaggttacagttttcatgttatccatggacacagcaggatatttactgaggcaagaGGAAAGTAGCTTTCCCAAGAGTCTAACAgtagtgtcccagcagggaatcaaaccagcaaccttttggttacaagccctgctccttaccactatgctacactgctgccccaaatCCTACTGTGAATGATTATCGTTGTATTGGGTCTTTCGGTAGGCAGCAGAACACAACAGTAGCCTAGGTACATTCTATGGGACAAGTCCTGTCTTAGAGTTCTCTGCTCCTGAAAATGAATCCAACCAAATGCGTCATGTCTCCGTGTGTAACAGAGCTAAAAGCGAGCTGGTGAGCCCTACATAAAGCTGAAAAGAGGTGTGGACCTCTTTCACCTTTGTTATGTCAGTGCACTGACTTGGATAACTGGCTAAGCTCAGCCTGGCCACCAGAGGCtactgcagagagggaggaggtcaAGAGGGGGTCAGCGCTGCAAAGCTAAAAGTAGCAGCTTTTGAGTCCTTTGTAAAGCTAGTAGGGTAGCAGAGCACtttcagcagtgacatcacttcctgagACTAAGCTAGTATTATTGCCTAAAGAGCTAGGGGAAATTTGCTTTTTGGTTAACTGATAATGCATTGGTTTTTAGAGTGGATTTCTAACTAGAAAAGAGATTTGAATCTCACTTGTGGAGGTGTTTACAGATTACTTACCATGTATGTGTCAGAGGGGAAATCAGGATTAAATCTGCACTCCACAGTAACACTATTGTCAGTGTTGCATTTTGTATATCAGTTCACACAACACTGAATGATGTCACGACTACAGTACTAACATACAATAAAaccttttgaaaatgacattttaaaaaagttaaatctctttttttcaaatcttGCAAAATAGGAAATGTGAAGTATGGGTATGTCTAAACAGAATGTTCACCTTTGACTGCATTTCTAGCTTTGTGCTGAGCAAGCTCACTGTTCTGTTGAGGATCACCCCTGATGGTATCTTCTGTAGACACATCCACCTCTTCCATTTCAACCATAAAGACACGTGctgctgtcatttcaaatataaatacatacccAGTTGTGCCAATAGAAATATAAATGAGACAGTGGCCATAACCACATAAATCCCACAAATTGGGagaattttatatatattatactgtacatatagaGGAAGCAGAGGTATACCCAGGGCAGAAAAAGGCAGGAATACATAAACAGATAAATGCTCATGCTTCAAGTTGACAGCCGGAAAAGTTGCGTAAGCAATTCACAGCGATACACAGATAACCAGGGTGTGTGTCAGCTACAATAAATATGCAACAAATATACCGTTGCCGTGGCAACTAATGGTAGGACATTGGTAGCAAGACTAGATTCTCAAATGCATACAATAGTGTAATGCTCACTGATTGCATCTCGGTAGAGTTGATTTTGATGCAAACGGAGGCTCGCGCTCTTAAAATGTTCCATGCTGATAACAGCTgagtgtttttgcattgtgtcaaTCTGCAGGCTGTGTGATTCAGTCCCAATGCGTGACAATCCTGAGGCTAAAGTCCTCTTCCCTACCCCTTTCCCACTATCCTCCCATGGTGATCTCTAATGGGATGAATAAGTTACTCATTATTGGAGCCACAATGTGTTTGATAGAACCACATTAACTGATGCAGCTGGTCAAGGTTTGCACCTTTATTCTGCAGAATGGGTGTGTAACACATTCCGATCCTGTTGACAAACTTTCCAATATGAATATACTTTTATGATAGTATATGTCATGCAAATAATGCCTTTCACTACTACAAACATGAATCAACTGAAATACTAGCGGCTACAAAATGCTTTGGTGTTTATTGCAAGATGCAGTATTACAAGAGTTTCTAATCTAATAAGTAACAATCTTTGAGTTTGCACCCATTGCACCCACACAAAAACTTTGCATCTATTGCTACTGTATTTGTTAATGTAAGTTCAgctaaaattaataaatacaacaaaatctGTCAGAGGAGTGCTATGGGACATACTGTTCGCTAGCCCTCAGGGCTACTGGTGTGATGTATGTTTCAACTTTTATTTCAACTTTCCCCCCAAATTTCACTATCGCTGCACACCTCTCAAGTATGATTCGTACTTAATATTATACAAACTCAATGACAGCCAACTTGCCACTGGGAGACATAGCTGTTAGCATTTTGCGCTTGATACATTTAGAGAACTAAGAACTGCTTCAAAGTTGTGCAGTCACATTGCTCAAACATCACAGGCATCTCACCTTCTTGATCTGATCCTCCTTAAGTTTGGAGAAATAAAAGGAGAGCAGGTGCACAGCGAACATCTCGAGTCCTTCACGGGTGGTATCTTCAGACTGCTAGAGGGTTCGCACAGACAGGATAATTTAACTCTCCAAACAGATTCAGTTTCATCTGAACCCCTGTGCTTTCCTAGTCCATAAAGCCCTTTCCTCCTGGCTCTCCTTGCTCTATCTCTCTGCTTGAAAGGGAACTTTTCACTTCTTGCGGCTGTTTTCCTCCTCAGTGAGAGCTAAGCCAAAGCCCACCCCTCTGCTGGCTCAATAATTAATACCTCAGCCTCCCATTAacagccctcctctctgctctctcctaGCAATGTGCTGGCCCTGTTCCAGCGACACCGGACTTTCCTCTGGGACCATCGTGGCTGGTCTCCGTTCGGTTCAAAGGAGTCTTGACACAGCAAGGAGTGAAACAATAAACCAAGGAGACATAACTCCCAAAGTCAGACTCAAGATTGTTATAATTCCTGATCTTTGATGTGTATTTACTTAACAGGAAGTGAAAAGGCATTGTTTTTGTCCTTGTATTTCAAAGGTAATCACACAGAAGCGATTATGACTTTCCCAAAGCAGGTTATCTTTCTGAAGCATTCATTTAAGCTTCAATCCTGAAAACTCTGCACCCTGTCCTCAAATACCACTGTTCTTACTTCAAGACTTCTGAAACCATTTTATCAGGTATAAAAACCTCCTCCATACTAACAATGTAACCTGGCTGTTCACAggaatgaattattttaattattttaaaaaattatttatcagcataagcattttaaaatgatctgatCATTATTAACTGTAGCAAACTTCATCTACAGCAATTCTGTAACTGCTTTCAGAAACTTCAGTCTGTAAATGTGTTCAGGGATACAGATGTTACTTGACTGTGAAACAAAGTCTTAAACCATCTGAAGGTTTGATAGCCGCATCTCAATTGCTGGATTTAGAGGGGAAATTTGTTATGTGGGTTTTGGTATGAGAATGGGCACATGCTGGctgctctttctgtgttttgaaaatagGCTAATCCTTCTTTAACAGCACAGGGGCAGCACTGTTGAGTACAGCTTGTGTGAATGTAATCTACAGTTACTGCAGACATGCCTTGGGAAAATGCAGCCACACACTTCAACCTAAATCTAgaaatttacagtaaaatgtcaTGTGGCCACCATATGTACTGTACCTAATATTGGAAAAGTTAAAGCAGACAACCTACACCTGATTCACGGTATTTGCATAGTCAGGAACAGCccactcattttaaaagattacattatgcaaaataaaatctctAATCAGAACAATAGGCACTACTGGTCAATAACTACTTTTTCTAAATTATTATTTCTACATAAATTCCTTTTGGCTCACAGAAGTTAGCTTTGGGTTTTTCCAAAGATAGgttaaaagtgttttaggttTTGACTGTGGAGTTTTATTCCCACATGTCTAGattgaacataaaaaaacacttcagagtTGGAATCACTAATTGGACATTAGACTCATCTCACCACAACgtctgcactcacacaggaagAGTGAAGCAAGAGGAAGGCAGCCCTCCAGTACACTCCCCCAGTGTGTTACATTCCAATACACTCCCCCAGTGTGTTACAGTAAAACGGGTGCCCATTGGAGGACAGGCGCGACTCCGGTGTCATCATCTGGGCAACTGATCATCTGATTCAATGTCTGATGAACTGCACGGTGCCTAAGAGTGGTGTGGCAAAACCACAGCCAACCTACagggagaatgtgtgtggatttattcatctcagacagggagagtgagcgtgtgtgttcGCGTGGGGGTGTCtcagacagggagagtgagtgtgtgtgtgtgtgtgtgtgtgtctcagccTGGGAATGGGTgcacgtgcatgcgtgtgtgtacatgtccaGGGGTCagagtccacacacacacccaatgcACTGAATGAGCCATTACTTTTCTGCTGAGCCATTCTTTAATGCTGAGCCGCACTGTTCTCTTCACTGTAATAATTATAACATTACTGGTGCTACCTTATTATTTGCAGGGTTGGTGAGGAAATAGCAGAATTAAAGCACTGCCCATACACCTCTTACAGGAATATAACTCATAGAGAACAACAGGGTTGTGTTCACATTTCTGCATGAGaaactgttttaatgctttGCCCCCTCATGCAAAGCTCGTTTGGAATAGCCAGTTGTAtgttaggctcatctcaccatgacCTGTGCAGTCATACAGGAGtactgaagcaagacaaatgtaATCTTCTTAGAAAAAACACTTGATTAGTTATTATCAatgcaagtcccacagtgcaccacagagaAGCGGGTGCCAACCGGAGGATAGCTGCTCCACTAGCATCACACGGGCAACTCACAGGTACAGGACGGGTCGGGTTTTGAGAACAGCAAAACTCCAATCCACCCATACCTCCGGTGGAACAAAGGCAAGTTGTTCTGCTATTGTGGGATCCCACACATTGCTGGCCGATGACATATATTTGATCAAACCTAGAGCTCAGACTTCACTTGAGATGAATACATTGGCAACTGAGCCAGGAAAGACAAATGATATTTAAGAATGGAGGTTGGTCCACATCCCGAGAAAAAAACCAAACTGGGCATGACATTCAGGTAAATTTCACTGATTTGTTTTAGTCTTTACACCATCCATTCAACTCCCATCACCAAAACTACCTGCAGAATCTGAACGTATACATTTGTCAGCATAAAATTTGGTGGACACTCTGAAAGACACCCCCTCCCAGGATCTCAACCTTCTGTAAAGTAGCAGCTACGCAGCATCTGACCCCACAAATTTACTTTGTGAGTTACATTTGAGTCCCCTAAAACCACATGATAAACTTATCATTCCtttcccaaaaataaaaacacacccacGTTCTCCTGAACACATCAAATACAAAtcttgtatttaaaaatgctaaGAAATCAGAAACTCTGACAACAAGGGtcacttctttttcttcttcttccctttGCCTTTGCTCTCTGTTGCCTTGACGGCGTTGCCATGGTTACTCCTTTCCTCCAGCCACTCCCTCTGTAGCCGCTGcaggaggtcaggggtcagcagGCCATCCTGCAGCAGCCGGGAGGTGAGGGACTCGTCCATCTGTTGGTCGCCCGCCCGCGGGGTCACGGCTTTCGAGCCTCTAACCTTCCTCTGGGCAGGCTTCTGGAGCTGGTTACCGAGAGTGCGGGAGAGGGGAGATGAGGCGTCACCGCCGGTGTGGGACTCGGTCGCCCGAATCAGCCTCGTGATGTTGCGAACGCCCGCCTGGATCACATCATCCAGCTCCTTCTGAATGTCCCGGACGAGGATGGCATCTGGGAACATGTCCATGAAACGGTAGCTGCAGGAGATTAAAGAGTCAAGAGATTATTATTTCTGCTCTGCCATCCACTAATACAGAGCAGCTACAGGAAGAGTCAATCGGTTATTACTTCTACTGTCATTAGTCAATGGAGCAGATACAGGAAGAGTCAAGGGGTTATTACTTCTGCTGTGGTTTTAGTCCATATAGGTACCACATTACAACGGGATGTTAACAGCTGCAGaagaacacaaaaatacagcCCAAAGACTATTGTGCTGTGAGCCATGTGAGAAAACAGGCTGAATCTACAGAATGTTTCTGACTGAGACACAGTTGCCCAAACAGCGGCAGCGTAGTTGGTGACTTTTTGGCTCCTATCGATCCTACTGAACTTCTCCTGTTAAGGTGCTGTTATCTAAGGCGTAAAGTGTGTGAGAACCTGAGCCACAGGTAGAGATCCAGCACGTCGTGGACAGCCTCCAGGTGCACCAAGTCCTTGATGTTCCGGGGTGAGGCCAGAGGCCAGCCGATGTGTTTGCACACCCAGTCGAAGGTCAGGGGCTCATCTCTGCTGAACTGCCTGGCAAACTGGAGAGGGGCGGGGCACAGTTACAATAATGCCTCACCAAACCCCGCCCACATTAACTCTAAGGAGGGGCAACAATTCAGTTTCAGTTGAGCACATTGATGCACACAATTTACTAGACTGGACTGGACTTTCTAGACTGGTTCAGCCCTACAGTCCAACTACCACCACAACAATATAGTGTCTTGGGTTGAAAAATTAGTTTTATCCACAGGGTAACGTTTATGACAAAAGTGGACTAAAAATATTCTCAGTGGTGTCAACAATTATGACAACAAGAACATATTCTTTGGGTTGTTTGTCTTTACAAAGAGCCAGAAAGGATCTTTGTcatcttttttgtattttctgaaagTTCAGTCAGAGAAAATTCAAAACAAGGGACTGATTAATttctatattacattacattattatcatttagcagatgctcttatgca contains the following coding sequences:
- the hkdc1 gene encoding hexokinase HKDC1 isoform X2 yields the protein MFAVHLLSFYFSKLKEDQIKKVDRFLYAMRLSDDQLLDISARFRAEMEKGLNGESNPTAAVKMLPTHVLSTPDGSEKGEFLALDLGGSRFKVLQVKVSEDGKQKVEMESQTYPIPEEVVNGRGADLFNHVAESLKDFMQKNHINQKKKPLGFTFSFPCRQSKLDEGVLLSWSKNYKARGVQGTNVVESLRQAIARAGGMDVEVLALVNDTVGTMMTCGYDDQHCEVGVIVGTGTNACYMEELRHIDLVEGDEGRMCINTEWGAFGDDGSLDDFITDFDREIDAASINPGKQLFEKMVSGMYMGELVRLILLKMSKQGLLFEGRASDALRTKGKFQTKHVALIEKYKEGLKNTRDILQDLGLNPSEDDCVAVQHVCTIVSFRSANLCAAALAAILTRLRENRKQKTLRTTVGVDGTVYRTHPQYPKRLHKVVRRLVPECHVRFVLSESGSGKGAAMVTAVAQRLVAQRREVDDTLAPFALTRQQLQQVRDRMREGLERGLKKDTHSTASVKMLPSYVYRTPDGTETGKYLALDLGGTNFRVLVVKIRTGLRKSVRMYNKIYAIPLEIMQGTGEELFDHIVQCISDFLDYMGMKNTCLPLGFTFSFPCRQTGIDKGSLVSWTKGFKATDCEGNDVVDMLREAIKRRNEFELDIVAVVNDTVGTMMTCAYEDPECEIGLIAGTGSNVCYMEEMRNIETVEGDEGRMCVNTEWGGLGENGCLEDIRTKYDREVDEGSLNVGKQRFEKMTSGMYLGEIVRQILTDLTKRGLLFRGHITECLKTRGIFETKFLSQIESDRLALLQVRSILKNLGLDSTCDDSIIVKEVCGAVSRRAAQLCGAGMAAVVEKIRENRGLDHLNVTVGVDGTLYKLHPHFSRILKDTVRELAPKCDVTFVLSEDGSGKGAALITAVARGET
- the hkdc1 gene encoding hexokinase HKDC1 isoform X3, which produces MFAVHLLSFYFSKLKEDQIKKVDRFLYAMRLSDDQLLDISARFRAEMEKGLNGESNPTAAVKMLPTHVLSTPDGSEKGEFLALDLGGSRFKVLQVKVSEDGKQKVEMESQTYPIPEEVVNGRGADLFNHVAESLKDFMQKNHINQKKKPLGFTFSFPCRQSKLDEGVLLSWSKNYKARGVQGTNVVESLRQAIARAGGMDVEVLALVNDTVGTMMTCGYDDQHCEVGVIVGTGTNACYMEELRHIDLVEGDEGRMCINTEWGAFGDDGSLDDFITDFDREIDAASINPGKQLFEKMVSGMYMGELVRLILLKMSKQGLLFEGRASDALRTKGKFQTKHVALIENSRYKEGLKNTRDILQDLGLNPSEDDCVAVQHVCTIVSFRSANLCAAALAAILTRLRENRKQKTLRTTVGVDGTVYRTHPQYPKRLHKVVRRLVPECHVRFVLSESGSGKGAAMVTAVAQRLVAQRREVDDTLAPFALTRQQLQQVRDRMREGLERGLKKDTHSTASVKMLPSYVYRTPDGTETGKYLALDLGGTNFRVLVVKIRTGLRKSVRMYNKIYAIPLEIMQGTGEELFDHIVQCISDFLDYMGMKNTCLPLGFTFSFPCRQTGIDKGSLVSWTKGFKATDCEGNDVVDMLREAIKRRNEFELDIVAVVNDTVGTMMTCAYEDPECEIGLIAGTGSNVCYMEEMRNIETVEGDEGRMCVNTEWGGLGENGCLEDIRTKYDREVDEGSLNVGKQRFEKMTSGMYLGEIVRQILTDLTKRGLLFRGHITECLKTRGIFETKFLSQIESDRLALLQVRSILKNLGLDSTCDDSIIVKEVCGAVSRRAAQLCGAGMAAVVEKIRENRGLDHLNVTVGVDGTLYKLHPHFSRILKDTVRELAPKCDVTFVLSEDGSGKGAALITAVARGET